The genomic segment GAAGCGCGGGGCGACATCCAGGCCGCGCGCGAAATGAGCGTCTTTGCCCGCCGCCTGCGCCGCCAGCTACCGGCAGCAGAACACTGAGCGGCTATGGCTTGCCGCCGTGGCTTGGCACGATGACGGCGTCGACGCCACGCTTCTGTATTTCCCGGCGCGCTGCCTCGGCCTCGCTGCGCGTCCGGAACGGGCCCACCTGCAGGCGGGTTTCGACGCTTGCCGGAATGCCAGCCTGAGCCAGACTGGCCTGCAGTTCCTCGGCGCGGCGCCAGTCGGGCAGGAAGCTGGTCTGCAGTGTGGGTCCCGACGGCGGCCGCGATGCTGCAGCGGCTGCGGCGGCCGGCGTTTCGTCGGCGAGGACACCGCCTGGCGACGCCGCGTCGGCCACCGCCAGCGAAGCTTCGATTGCCGCACCGCTGGCCT from the Accumulibacter sp. genome contains:
- a CDS encoding SPOR domain-containing protein — encoded protein: MTMRLRSNPVGRAAKATAQLGRAVAVDEGKAAIERQLRRRIGLAGLLIVLLSAALPLLDDLAPSEEAANSGPPYTEPVPVRKKESTPLPAVLPAAETPAVVPLIAEPQASGAAIEASLAVADAASPGGVLADETPAAAAAAASRPPSGPTLQTSFLPDWRRAEELQASLAQAGIPASVETRLQVGPFRTRSEAEAARREIQKRGVDAVIVPSHGGKP